One region of Citrus sinensis cultivar Valencia sweet orange chromosome 6, DVS_A1.0, whole genome shotgun sequence genomic DNA includes:
- the LOC102617502 gene encoding protein PSK SIMULATOR 1-like — protein MSGKMVTETWFGSLRWISWKNTSETGKGGIGILAFEVASLMLKVVNMWHSLRENEVNGLREQIVNSVGIQKLVSDNAEYLMDLAVNEIIENFGNVAKSVARLGKRCTDPVYHCFEDFINDPLINHFEWFGWAYRLKKMERKVKKMEKFAAVMMQLCQELEVLAELEQTLRRMQANKADRVKLLEYQQKVACQRQEVRNLREMSPWVRSYDYVVRLLVRSLFTILERTRHAFGNNQIVFIEGNSDCGHSKTKFLSRSHSFSAPIISSEFSSDKGVINSKQRRSLHQSDSGDGKLFHSKSKRLGHVGSFGGCITGVSDSLVVDSCKPAGSASMRYGDFYMKTIEKMERTHVGSLSSNNKLYSKLFTFSFKLGLLNAPPSTLGEAALALHYANIVVLIERLASSPHMIGPDERDVLYNMLPMNIKTALRGRLKAYAKTLVSSAYDVSLAERWNLALTQILGWLSPLAHNMIRWQSERNFEKEDVVSRTNVLLVQTLHYANRAKTEAAITELLVGLNYVCRVGREVTETAVLKLSASKDRAIVCL, from the coding sequence atGAGTGGCAAGATGGTGACAGAAACGTGGTTTGGTAGTTTGCGATGGATTTCATGGAAGAACACATCTGAGACTGGCAAGGGAGGCATTGGAATTTTGGCATTCGAAGTGGCAAGCTTGATGTTGAAGGTGGTTAACATGTGGCATTCTTTGAGAGAAAATGAGGTGAACGGGCTGAGGGAACAGATTGTGAACTCGGTTGGGATTCAAAAACTTGTGTCCGACAATGCTGAGTACCTTATGGATCTTGCAGTCAATGAGATAATTGAGAATTTTGGAAATGTAGCAAAGTCTGTGGCTAGGCTTGGCAAGAGGTGCACAGATCCTGTATATCATTGTTTTGAGGATTTCATTAATGACCCActtataaatcattttgaatggTTTGGATGGGCATACCGATTGAAGAAGATGGAAAGGAAAGtaaagaaaatggagaaatttGCTGCAGTTATGATGCAACTGTGTCAAGAGCTTGAAGTGTTGGCAGAGCTTGAGCAAACTCTTCGAAGAATGCAGGCCAATAAGGCAGATAGGGTGAAATTGCTTGAGTATCAGCAGAAAGTAGCATGTCAACGTCAGGAAGTAAGAAATTTACGTGAAATGTCTCCATGGGTTCGAAGTTATGATTATGTTGTAAGGCTCTTGGTAAGATCACTTTTCACAATACTTGAAAGGACGAGACATGCTTTTGGGAATAATCAAATTGTATTTATAGAAGGAAACAGTGATTGTGGACATAGCAAGACCAAGTTTCTTTCTCGCAGCCATTCCTTTTCTGCTCCTATAATATCTTCAGAATTTTCTTCTGACAAGGGTGTGATAAATAGCAAGCAGCGGCGATCTCTCCATCAGTCTGATTCTGGAGATGGAAAGCTTTTCCATTCTAAATCCAAACGGTTGGGTCATGTTGGATCATTTGGAGGATGTATAACAGGTGTGAGTGATTCTCTTGTAGTTGATAGCTGCAAGCCCGCTGGGAGTGCTTCTATGAGATATGGtgatttttatatgaaaacaATTGAGAAGATGGAAAGGACACATGTGGGATCCCTTTCTAGCAACAATAAACTCTATTCCAAACTTTTTACATTCAGTTTCAAGCTCGGGTTGTTGAATGCCCCTCCATCTACTCTTGGTGAAGCTGCTTTAGCCCTCCACTACGCAAATATTGTTGTATTGATTGAGAGACTAGCTTCATCTCCTCACATGATTGGCCCTGATGAAAGAGATGTTCTTTACAATATGTTACCAATGAATATAAAAACTGCTCTTAGGGGCAGGCTTAAGGCATATGCTAAAACTTTGGTTTCATCTGCCTATGATGTTTCTCTTGCAGAACGGTGGAACCTGGCCCTGACACAGATATTAGGGTGGCTGTCTCCACTAGCTCATAACATGATAAGGTGGCAGTCTGAGCGTAATTTTGAGAAGGAGGATGTGGTTTCCAGGACAAATGTGCTTTTGGTGCAGACACTCCACTATGCAAATCGAGCAAAAACTGAAGCTGCAATTACAGAGCTACTTGTGGGACTGAACTATGTCTGCAGGGTTGGTAGAGAAGTCACTGAAACGGCTGTTCTAAAGTTGTCTGCTAGCAAAGATCGTGCTATTGTGTGCTTATGA
- the LOC102617505 gene encoding cytochrome P450 76A1-like — translation MAIHEKLRLRENSDQMDWLGLLVCIIIFSASGAVLLLLRIKSSRPKQHPPGPPGWPIIGNMFDLGTVPHRTLTELRQKYGDVIWLKFGAINTMAILSAKAATDFFKNHDSTFAERKVTETMRVHGYDKSSLALAPYGAFWRVLRRLVTVEMLVTKRINETASVRRKCVNDMLLWIEQEASGVHVARLVFLSTFNLLGNLMLSRDLLDRESNDGAEFFQAMMGLMEWSGHANLADFFPILRRLDPQGLRRKMERDVGKALEIASKFVKERLEQKDKNVTGTSDEKRKDFLDVMLDFEGNGKDEPAKVSEKDLNIFILEIFLAGSETTSSTIEWALTELLSNPESLNKAKAELGQAVGADRTFEEDDIDNLPYLKAVIKETLRLHPPIPLLVPRRAMEDTNFQGYHIPKDTQVLVNAWAIGRDPEVWDEPWSFKPERFLGSTVDYKGQNYELIPFGAGRRMCAGVPLAHRMLHLILGSLLHQFDWELDCKEKIDMNDRMGITVRKAEPLIAVPKRCK, via the exons ATGGCAATTCACGAAAAGCTAAGATTAAGAGAGAATTCTGATCAAATGGATTGGCTTGGCCTTCTGGTTTGCATTATCATCTTCTCAGCATCAGGAGCAGTACTACTACTCCTCCGAATAAAATCGAGCCGGCCCAAGCAGCACCCCCCGGGGCCACCGGGATGGCCAATAATTGGCAACATGTTCGATCTGGGCACAGTGCCGCATCGAACCCTAACCGAGCTCAGACAGAAGTATGGCGACGTTATATGGCTGAAATTCGGGGCCATAAACACCATGGCGATTCTCTCCGCCAAAGCAGCTACAGACTTTTTCAAGAACCATGACTCCACATTCGCCGAACGCAAAGTCACCGAAACCATGCGCGTCCACGGTTACGATAAGAGCTCACTAGCACTGGCCCCATACGGTGCGTTCTGGCGCGTGCTAAGACGCCTTGTCACTGTGGAAATGCTGGTAACCAAGCGTATAAATGAGACCGCATCTGTCCGTAGGAAATGCGTAAACGACATGTTGTTATGGATCGAGCAAGAGGCGAGTGGGGTTCACGTGGCACGTTTGGTGTTCCTGTCTACGTTTAACTTGTTAGGAAACCTTATGCTGTCACGTGATTTATTGGATCGGGAGTCAAATGATGGTGCAGAGTTTTTCCAAGCAATGATGGGGCTAATGGAATGGTCGGGGCATGCAAATTTGGCGGATTTTTTCCCGATTCTGCGGAGGCTGGATCCTCAGGGATTGAGGAGAAAAATGGAGAGGGATGTTGGTAAAGCATTGGAGATTGCGTCTAAGTTTGTTAAGGAAAGATTGGAGCAAAAAGATAAGAATGTTACGGGTACTAGTGATGAAAAGAGGAAAGATTTCTTGGATGTGATGCTTGATTTTGAAGGTAATGGCAAGGATGAGCCGGCAAAAGTTTCCGAGAAGGATCTCAACATCTTTATTCTG GAAATATTTTTGGCCGGTTCAGAAACAACAAGTAGCACAATCGAATGGGCACTGACCGAGCTCCTAAGCAACCCCGAGTCACTAAACAAGGCCAAAGCTGAACTTGGTCAAGCAGTTGGAGCGGACAGAACATTTGAAGAGGATGATATTGACAATCTTCCATACTTAAAAGCTGTGATTAAAGAAACTCTCCGATTACATCCTCCGATTCCACTCTTGGTTCCGCGGCGAGCAATGGAGGACACCAACTTCCAGGGCTATCACATACCCAAAGATACCCAAGTTTTGGTAAACGCATGGGCAATTGGAAGAGATCCTGAAGTATGGGATGAGCCTTGGTCTTTTAAGCCCGAGAGATTTTTAGGCTCAACAGTTGATTACAAGGGGCAAAATTATGAGTTGATTCCATTCGGAGCTGGGAGAAGAATGTGTGCTGGTGTACCATTGGCTCACAGAATGTTACATCTCATATTGGGCTCATTGCTTCACCAATTTGACTGGGAACTTGATTGTAAGGAGAAAATTGATATGAATGATAGGATGGGTATTACTGTGCGAAAGGCCGAGCCATTAATTGCAGTACCTAAAAGGTGTAAATGA
- the LOC102617785 gene encoding iridoid oxidase-like produces MYFGIVAIITAVLLWAMVTKRRHRHKEELERQRLPPGPRWWPVVGNIFQLGWMPMPPHASFAILAHKHGPLMTLWLGSMCTVVVSSNEVARDMFKNHDVVLAGRKIYEAMKGDYGTEGSIITSQYGAHWRMLRRLCTTEFFVTSRLDATRGVRSKCIDRMVQFVEEAEACAPIDVGRFIFLMAFNLIGNLMFSKDLLGPESERGAKFSYHAGKVMELAGKPNVADFLPILRWLDPQGIRKKTQFHVERAFEIAGGFIKERMEDNEEKKKDFLDVLLAFHGDGVDEPAKFSSRTINVIVFEMFTAGTDTTTSTLEWAMAELLHDPETLKKVQDELRSVVSPNKKLEEEDIEQLPYLKAVIKETLRLHPPLPFLVPHMAMDSCNMQGYYIPKETQILVNVWAIGRDPKTWKDPLLFKPERFLEPTNYNMMVEYKGHHFEFIPFGSGRRMCPAMPLASRVLPLALGSLLHSFDWVLADGLKPEEMDMTERMGITLRKSVPLKAIPIPYRGY; encoded by the exons ATGTATTTTGGTATCGTGGCAATAATTACAGCCGTTTTGCTATGGGCCATGGTGACCAAGCGTCGCCACCGTCACAAAGAGGAGCTAGAACGACAGCGGCTACCACCGGGACCAAGATGGTGGCCAGTGGTTGGTAACATTTTCCAACTGGGTTGGATGCCCATGCCTCCCCACGCATCATTTGCGATATTGGCTCACAAGCATGGCCCCTTAATGACTTTGTGGCTAGGCTCGATGTGCACTGTCGTGGTCTCTTCTAATGAAGTGGCTCGAGACATGTTCAAGAACCATGACGTGGTGCTTGctggaagaaaaatatatgagGCCATGAAAGGCGATTATGGCACTGAAGGatcaattataacatctcAATACGGTGCGCATTGGCGTATGCTGAGACGTCTGTGCACCACTGAGTTCTTTGTCACTAGCCGTCTCGATGCTACCCGAGGTGTACGTAGTAAGTGCATAGATCGAATGGTACAGTTTGTAGAAGAAGCCGAGGCATGTGCCCCCATTGACGTGGGAAGATTCATATTCTTGATGGCTTTTAATCTGATTGGCAATCTTATGTTCTCTAAAGATTTGCTAGGTCCGGAATCGGAGAGAGGGGCCAAGTTTTCCTACCACGCGGGGAAGGTCATGGAGCTGGCTGGCAAGCCAAACGTGGCTGATTTTTTGCCAATTTTAAGATGGCTTGATCCCCAAGGTATAAGGAAGAAAACACAGTTCCATGTTGAAAGGGCCTTTGAAATCGCTGGCGGATTCATCAAAGAAAGAATGGAGGATaatgaagagaagaaaaaggactTCTTGGATGTGCTTTTGGCTTTTCACGGTGACGGTGTCGATGAGCCTGCTAAATTTTCTTCTCGAACAATCAACGTTATTGTATTT GAAATGTTCACTGCAGGGACTGATACAACAACCAGCACGTTAGAGTGGGCAATGGCTGAGCTTCTCCACGACCCAGAAACACTAAAGAAAGTCCAAGATGAACTCAGAAGCGTAGTCAGCCCTAACAAGAAGCTTGAAGAGGAAGACATTGAACAACTCCCATATCTTAAGGCAGTCATCAAAGAAACACTAAGGCTCCACCCGCCTTTGCCTTTTTTAGTCCCACACATGGCCATGGACTCATGCAACATGCAGGGCTACTACATACCTAAAGAAACACAAATTCTAGTGAACGTTTGGGCAATTGGGCGTGACCCAAAAACTTGGAAAGACCCTTTGTTATTTAAGCCAGAGAGATTTCTGGAACCAACAAATTATAACATGATGGTGGAATACAAGGGACatcattttgagtttataCCATTTGGGTCCGGGCGGCGAATGTGCCCGGCCATGCCTCTTGCTTCTCGCGTGCTTCCATTAGCGCTAGGGTCGCTTTTGCACTCGTTTGACTGGGTCTTGGCAGACGGGCTAAAACCGGAGGAGATGGACATGACTGAGCGAATGGGCATAACGCTTAGGAAATCTGTTCCTCTTAAAGCCATTCCGATACCTTACAGGGGGTACTAG
- the LOC102617975 gene encoding iridoid oxidase-like, giving the protein MANTLSVLVWSTLFLFAALILLLNILKEKESRNCKLRPPGPPAWPIFGNFFDLGNMPHQSLYKLRAKYGPVLWLKLGSVNTVVIQSAKAANEMFKNQDHIFCDRKVPDALIARNYYQGSLAFGRYGVYWRILRRLCASELSVNRRINETAPIRRKCIDKTIQCIENDVAEAQARGESGQVDLSHYLFLMAFSLIGNLTLSRELLNLQSKQELEFFAAMVKCMEWVGKPNMSDYFPFLRSLDPQGIRRNMMKDMGCVLQIISGYVKERLDEQKLLNDEKKDFLDGLIQYEGDGKEGPDRLSDQNINIIVTEMFLAGSETTSSTMEWAVAELLRNPEAMRKTKDELDRVVGRNRKVEEKDIVELPYFKAVLKETLRLHPPGPLLLPRNAMKDTEFMGYQIPKDTQVFVNVWTIGRDPDCWENPLSFKPERFLGSNVDFKGQHFELIPFGSGRRICVGISLADRLLHLGLASLLHHFDWELGQDATPESLDMNERFGIAVRKLVPLRVIPKKRIM; this is encoded by the exons ATGGCAAACACGTTGAGTGTGCTTGTGTGGTCGACCCTTTTTCTGTTTGCAGCTTTGATCCTTCTGTTAAATATTCTAAAGGAGAAAGAGTCGAGAAACTGTAAACTGCGGCCTCCGGGGCCTCCGGCCTGGCCAATCTTCGGCAACTTTTTCGATCTCGGAAACATGCCACACCAAAGCCTTTACAAGCTCAGAGCAAAGTATGGTCCCGTACTTTGGTTAAAGCTAGGTTCAGTAAACACCGTAGTGATACAATCAGCTAAGGCTGCGAATGAAATGTTCAAGAATCAAGACCATATATTTTGCGACCGCAAGGTTCCAGATGCACTGATAGCCCGTAACTATTACCAAGGATCACTTGCCTTCGGCAGGTATGGCGTGTACTGGCGCATCCTTCGACGTCTCTGCGCATCGGAGCTCTCGGTCAACAGGAGAATCAACGAGACAGCTCCTATCCGTAGAAAGTGTATTGATAAGACGATACAATGCATTGAGAATGATGTAGCAGAAGCGCAGGCTCGAGGAGAATCGGGACAAGTAGATTTGTCTCACTACCTATTTCTCATGGCATTCAGCCTTATTGGCAACCTTACTCTGTCGAGGGAATTGCTGAACTTGCAGTCCAAACAAGAGCTGGAATTCTTTGCTGCCATGGTCAAGTGCATGGAATGGGTTGGAAAGCCAAATATGTCTGACTATTTCCCATTCTTGAGAAGCCTGGATCCTCAAGGTATCAGGAGAAACATGATGAAGGACATGGGATGCGTTCTCCAGATAATATCTGGGTATGTGAAGGAAAGGCTCGACGAGCAGAAGTTACTGAATGATGAGAAAAAAGACTTCCTTGATGGATTGATACAGTATGAAGGGGATGGAAAAGAAGGGCCTGATAGACTCTCAGATCAGAATATCAACATAATCGTAACG GAAATGTTCTTGGCTGGATCGGAAACTACAAGCAGTACCATGGAATGGGCTGTGGCTGAGCTACTGCGCAACCCTGAGGCTATGAGAAAGACTAAGGACGAGCTTGACCGTGTCGTTGGACGAAACAGAAAGGTTGAAGAGAAAGACATTGTTGAACTGCCATATTTCAAGGCCGTGTTGAAGGAAACACTGAGGTTACACCCTCCAGGCCCATTGCTGCTTCCAAGAAATGCAATGAAAGACACTGAATTCATGGGATACCAAATACCTAAAGATACTCAAGTTTTTGTGAATGTATGGACAATAGGAAGAGATCCAGACTGTTGGGAAAATCCTTTGTCTTTCAAGCCTGAGAGGTTTCTAGGTTCAAATGTTGACTTCAAGGGACAGCACTTTGAGTTGATTCCATTCGGTTCTGGGAGAAGAATTTGCGTAGGAATCTCGTTAGCTGACCGGCTACTTCACCTTGGTCTTGCCTCTTTGCTTCACCATTTCGACTGGGAGTTAGGCCAGGATGCCACTCCAGAGAGCTTAGACATGAATGAGAGGTTTGGTATAGCAGTAAGGAAGCTCGTACCTTTGAGAGTTATACCGAAGAAACGAATCATGTGA
- the LOC102617101 gene encoding AT-hook motif nuclear-localized protein 7-like, which yields MEEKESTVSGSPGGDSYTDSPPPVSSDVLLPQHMQPQAMNIDLGVGGAASGAATMASPPGNSGSSVDIFGKKKRGRPRKYDSDGNLRVPSVVSSSTSSPPPGFSLTLSPDFSSSSSSKRGRGRPPGSGNWQLLASLGELFANTAGGDFTPHVVTVNTGEDVAGKILSFSQKGPRGICVLSANGAVSNVTIRQPGSSGGILTYEGRFEILSLSGSFTVTETGGARSRTGGLSVSLAGPDGRVIGGGVAGLLMAASPIQIVVGSFMPNGFKVHKRKHHREQTMPFMSPGGAPETLAAARPISQVNPEKETSLTPITPVPRQSQAEVGNAENSKQVPNPTTSQSAGWNGSETTTSQRPSPDINVSLPNE from the exons atggaagagaaagagagcacGGTATCTGGGTCACCAGGGGGTGACTCGTACACTGACTCACCCCCACCTGTGAGCAGCGACGTGTTGTTACCGCAGCACATGCAACCACAGGCGATGAATATTGATCTCGGTGTTGGTGGTGCAGCATCAGGAGCGGCAACAATGGCATCACCACCAGGGAACAGTGGCAGTAGTGTGGATATTTTtgggaagaaaaagagagggaGGCCAAGAAAGTACGATTCTGATGGAAACTTGAGGGTTCCATCAGTTGTATCATCATCTACGTCATCACCACCTCCTGGATTTTCTTTGACCCTTTCCCCTGActtctcctcttcttcttcttcaaaaagAGGTCGAGGCAGGCCTCCTGGCTCTGGTAACTGGCAGCTTCTTGCCTCTTTAG GTGAATTGTTTGCCAACACTGCTGGAGGGGACTTCACCCCCCATGTGGTCACCGTTAATACTGGGGAG GATGTTGCAGGGAAGATTCTTTCGTTTTCTCAGAAGGGTCCTCGAGGGATCTGCGTTCTCTCTGCCAATGGAGCTGTTTCTAATGTAACTATTCGCCAGCCTGGCTCTTCTGGTGGTATCCTGACATATGAG GGACGATTTGAGATACTATCATTATCTGGCTCATTCACAGTCACTGAAACTGGTGGTGCTAGAAGTAGGACTGGTGGATTGAGTGTCTCGCTGGCTGGACCTGATGGGCGTGTTATAGGCGGTGGCGTTGCTGGTTTATTAATGGCTGCCAGCCCTATCCAG ATTGTGGTAGGAAGTTTCATGCCCAATGGCTTCAAGGTGCATAAAAGGAAGCACCATCGAGAGCAGACGATGCCTTTCATGTCCCCAGGTGGTGCTCCCGAAACATTAGCAGCGGCACGACCTATTTCTCAAGTAAACCCAGAGAAGGAGACCTCTTTGACTCCTATAACTCCAGTGCCAAGACAAAGCCAAGCTGAAGTAGGAAATGCCGAAAACAGTAAACAAGTACCTAACCCCACAACTTCTCAAAGCGCAGGTTGGAACGGCTCTGAAACCACAACTAGTCAGAGGCCATCTCCTGATATCAATGTTTCTTTGCCAAACGAATAG